The genomic stretch ACACCCGCCGTGGGGCTGAGCACCTGGGTCTTCGCGGCCAGTCGCCGCAGAGCGCTGGAGTGGAAGAGACGGGCGCGATCACGGGCGAAGTCGGAGCGGCGGGTCGAGTGATCCTCCGGCAGGAAACGCTCGCTATCGACGAGCGAATACCCCCAGAGCGCGCGGTCATCCACCGCTGTGGTGGATCTCGGCGGCCGACACCGCGTCGCGCTGTCCGGCGTCGAGTTCGCGGGAGTCGAGCCAGCGCTCCGGCAGGGAGGGGATCTTGGGCGAGCCGGCGCGTCCGCGCTGGCCCTCGGCCGCCTCACCGGGGTAGGGCTGCGTCCAGTCCAGCGTGGCCAGGAGTTCGTCGAGCTGCGCGAGCGATTCGACCGTGGCCAGGCGTGCCCGCAGGTCGCCGCCGACGGCGTAGCCCTTGAAGTACCAGGCCACATGCTTGCGGATGTCGCGGCAGCCGCGCTCCTCGCTCTCGAAAAAGTCGGCGAGCAGTTCGGCGTGGCGACGAAACGCTGCGGCGACCTGGCCGAGCGAGGGGCGGAAGCGTTCGTCGGCGCCGGCGAACGCGGCGGCGAGATCGCCAAAGAGCCACGGCCGTCCGAGGCAACCGCGGCCGACGACCACACCGTCGCAGCCCGTCTCCGCCATCATCCTCAGGGCGTCCTCGGCGGACCAGATGTCGCCGTTGCCGAGCACCGGGACACTCGTGATCGCCTCCTTGAGCGCGGCGACGGCCGACCAGTCGGCGTGCCCGCTGTAGAACTCGGAGGCGGTGCGCGCGTGCAGCGCGATCGACGCGACTCCAGCGCCCTCGGCCGCCCGCGCGGCCTCAAGGTAGGTGAGGTGGTCGGCGTCGATGCCCTTGCGCATCTTGACGGTGAGCGGGATGTCGCCCGCCGCCGTCACCGCGCCCTCGACGATCTGGCGGAACAGCGGGAGCTTCCACGGCAGCGCCGCTCCCCCGCCCTTCCGGGTGACCTTGGGAACGGGGCAGCCGAAGTTGAGGTCGATGTGGTCGGCCCGGTCCTCGGCGACGAGCATGGTCACGGCTTCGGTGACCGTGCGCGGGTCGACTCCGTAGAGCTGGATCGAACGCACCGACTCGCTGGGGTGGTGCCGGATGAGACGCATCGACTCCGGCGTGCGCTCCACGAGAGCGCGGGAGGTGATCATCTCACTGACGAACAGCATCCGGCCGGCACTGCTCGTGCCTGCACCGGTTGTCTCGCCTGCACCGGTTGTCTCGCCTGCACCGACGCCGTCGCCGAACTCGCGGCAGAGTCGGCGGAACGCCGTATTGGTGATGCCCGCCATCGGGGCGAGTACCACGGGCGCATCGAGTTCGAGGGGGCCGATCCGGAGCGCCGGCGCGGTGCGCGCGGGCCGGGCGGCCGTCAGAGTGGAGGACATCGGTAGTGATTCTCCCAGATCCTGTGGTGGGGAAGACGGAGTGACGAGCAGAGAGGTGTACAGATGAGCGAGAGCAGGCCTGTGGAGGACGGTTCGCGGCGGTTAGAGGCGGATGCAGCGGCACGCGGCCTGGCCGTCGAGATCGTGGAGCGGCCACCGGCCGGCAGTCTGCGGGAGGCGGCCCAGCTGCTCGGCATCGACCCCGGCGACCTCGTGAAGTCGCTGGTAGTGAGGCGCCACGATGGCGGCTACCTGTTCGCACTCGTCCCCGGCGGGCGTCAGATCGCATGGCCGAAGCTGCGCGCGGTGGTCGGAGTGAACAGGCTGCGCCTCCCCGACGAGACAGCCGCACTCGAGGCTACCGGCTACCGGCGCGGCACCATCACGCCCATCGGCTCCACGATCGCCTGGCCGGTCTACGCCGATGAACGCCTCCTCGGCCGTCGCGTCGCGATGGGCGCGGGCGCCGACGGGCGCAGCGCCTTCGTCGACGCGGACGCCCTGGTGGCCGCCTACGCGGCGACCGTGGCCGACATCACCATCGCGGAGCTTG from Rathayibacter rathayi encodes the following:
- the dusB gene encoding tRNA dihydrouridine synthase DusB, translating into MSSTLTAARPARTAPALRIGPLELDAPVVLAPMAGITNTAFRRLCREFGDGVGAGETTGAGETTGAGTSSAGRMLFVSEMITSRALVERTPESMRLIRHHPSESVRSIQLYGVDPRTVTEAVTMLVAEDRADHIDLNFGCPVPKVTRKGGGAALPWKLPLFRQIVEGAVTAAGDIPLTVKMRKGIDADHLTYLEAARAAEGAGVASIALHARTASEFYSGHADWSAVAALKEAITSVPVLGNGDIWSAEDALRMMAETGCDGVVVGRGCLGRPWLFGDLAAAFAGADERFRPSLGQVAAAFRRHAELLADFFESEERGCRDIRKHVAWYFKGYAVGGDLRARLATVESLAQLDELLATLDWTQPYPGEAAEGQRGRAGSPKIPSLPERWLDSRELDAGQRDAVSAAEIHHSGG
- a CDS encoding aminoacyl-tRNA deacylase, with amino-acid sequence MSESRPVEDGSRRLEADAAARGLAVEIVERPPAGSLREAAQLLGIDPGDLVKSLVVRRHDGGYLFALVPGGRQIAWPKLRAVVGVNRLRLPDETAALEATGYRRGTITPIGSTIAWPVYADERLLGRRVAMGAGADGRSAFVDADALVAAYAATVADITIAELAR